The Pseudophryne corroboree isolate aPseCor3 chromosome 2, aPseCor3.hap2, whole genome shotgun sequence genome has a segment encoding these proteins:
- the GPR61 gene encoding G-protein coupled receptor 61, with protein sequence MDTSLSSLTWNLSFNDSGSPITTNSQYGVLFIMLLMDLLAVAGNVAVMGVIMKTPSLRKFVLVFHLCVVDLLAALTLMPLAMLSGSGGTSLFEGQGLGQMACRAYLFLSVCLTSTGILSISAINIERYYYVVHPMRYQVKMTMGLVSWVLAGVWIKAVLTSLIPILGWNPPVPGHCSLQGGGNGVFRAGFLLFYSSFYFLLPLTIIIVVYCSMFKVARVAALHQGPLPTWMDTSPQRRRSESLSSRSTMVTGSGATHGTPQQRVLGGSAGSGGKAAAVLAAVGGQFLMCWLPYFGFHLYAALRSPPPPPGSRVEWVVTWIGFLCFVSNPIFYGCLNRQIREELGRWVGCFFKRGSAGEDELRLPSREGSIEENFLQFLQGTGCPPDTRAAVHIPPKGEQPAVDFRIPGQIAEETSEFLEQPWDMTAVGRDYTNTGPSAKT encoded by the coding sequence ATGGATACTTCCCTTTCCTCTCTCACTTGGAACTTGTCTTTCAATGATTCAGGGAGCCCTATTACAACAAATTCCCAATATGGAGTCCTTTTCATCATGCTTCTTATGGACCTTTTGGCAGTGGCTGGGAATGTGGCTGTCATGGGTGTCATCATGAAGACTCCATCCCTCAGGAAGTTTGTTCTGGTCTTCCACTTGTGTGTGGTGGATCTCTTGGCTGCACTTACACTTATGCCCTTGGCAATGTTGTCAGGAAGCGGAGGCACTTCCCTATTTGAGGGCCAGGGATTGGGGCAGATGGCCTGCCGTGCCTACCTTTTCCTGAGTGTTTGTCTGACCAGCACTGGCATTCTGTCAATCTCTGCCATCAATATTGAGAGATATTACTATGTGGTGCATCCCATGAGATATCAAGTTAAAATGACCATGGGACTGGTCAGTTGGGTACTAGCTGGGGTCTGGATTAAGGCCGTGCTCACATCCCTAATCCCCATTCTAGGATGGAACCCTCCTGTTCCTGGACATTGCAGCCTGCAGGGAGGTGGAAATGGTGTCTTCCGAGCAGGATTTCTTCTCTTTTACTCTTCTTTTTACTTCTTACTGCCTCTAACCATCATCATTGTTGTTTACTGCAGCATGTTCAAGGTGGCACGAGTAGCTGCCCTCCATCAAGGACCTCTTCCAACTTGGATGGACACCTCGCCTCAGCGTAGGCGCTCAGAATCTCTAAGCAGCCGTTCCACCATGGTGACAGGGTCAGGAGCCACACATGGAACACCTCAGCAACGAGTGTTAGGTGGCAGTGCAGGAAGTGGTGGGAAGGCAGCAGCTGTATTGGCTGCAGTAGGGGGTCAGTTCCTTATGTGTTGGTTACCTTATTTTGGCTTCCATTTATAtgctgcactgcgctctcctcctccaccacctggatcacgggtggaatgGGTTGTCACATGGATAGGGTTTCTCTGCTTTGTCTCTAACCCAATATTTTATGGCTGTCTAAATCGTCAAATTCGTGAAGAGCTAGGAAGGTGGGTTGGCTGTTTCTTCAAGAGGGGAAGTGCAGGGGAGGATGAGCTTCGATTGCCTAGCCGAGAAGGCTCTATTGAAGAAAATTTCCTGCAATTCTTGCAGGGAACTGGTTGTCCCCCAGACACCCGAGCAGCTGTCCACATCCCCCCTAAAGGTGAACAACCTGCTGTAGACTTCCGGATTCCAGGACAGATTGCAG